Proteins from one Prosthecobacter sp. genomic window:
- a CDS encoding nucleoside hydrolase: MLTNIAAAPVKIIFDTDMLTDCDDAGAMAVLHALADRGECEILATVTSVPEVNSIATVDAINRYRGRPDLPLGMVKGAGVMEKSKFAAQIAKEFQHRVTSAEAVSDAVTVYREILAKQPDHSVVIVTVGYLTNLKNLLQTPGGADLVRSKVARWICMGGNFIGKPPKDDLKLGNVNFQRDAASAHFVIHHWPGEVVFAGREVCSVPSGLQIGESLATTPTDNPVRRAYEHYFGGTTKNRHVADLATVLHAVRGLSDCWDISAPGRMDLREDMAFDWQPATDGRQRYLLKKRNNDPHVEATLNQLLIAPAKTLLMPPYPPSPVIAGIDWSPKESIIRAAKDGDNWPLTWADDDALYTTWGDGTGFVPKVEKKLSMGFARITGSPNDFTGMNVRSAAEQLGQGRAGKKGWGMLCVDGVLNLWLGHADNNGAMAQLAWSQDHAKTWTFADWKFAEFGMMGFVNFGKDYAGARDAFVYAYSHDDPRADTPADRFILMRAPKDKLTQREAWEFFAKLDASGQPVWTNDITQRGPVFTHPGSCLRSAMTYCAPLKRYLWWQHLPQSPGVTNDRGDTRFTGGFAIYDAPEPWGPWTTAFFTPQWDTGPGEHGDFPAKWMSADGKTLHLVFSGDDAFSVRKAMVRLR; the protein is encoded by the coding sequence GTGCTGACAAATATCGCCGCAGCGCCGGTGAAGATCATCTTCGACACCGACATGCTCACCGACTGCGATGACGCGGGTGCGATGGCGGTGCTGCACGCGCTGGCGGATCGCGGTGAGTGCGAAATCCTCGCCACGGTGACGAGCGTGCCGGAGGTGAACTCCATCGCGACGGTGGATGCGATCAATCGTTATCGCGGCAGGCCCGATCTGCCACTCGGCATGGTCAAAGGCGCGGGTGTGATGGAGAAGTCGAAGTTCGCCGCGCAGATCGCGAAGGAGTTTCAGCATCGCGTGACCTCGGCGGAGGCAGTTTCGGACGCGGTGACGGTGTATCGCGAGATTTTGGCGAAACAACCGGATCACTCGGTCGTGATCGTCACCGTTGGTTATCTCACGAATCTCAAAAACCTGCTGCAAACGCCCGGCGGAGCCGATTTGGTCCGCAGCAAGGTCGCGCGCTGGATTTGCATGGGCGGCAATTTCATCGGCAAGCCACCGAAGGATGATCTCAAGCTCGGCAACGTGAACTTTCAGCGCGATGCGGCCTCCGCTCACTTCGTCATCCATCACTGGCCCGGCGAAGTCGTCTTTGCGGGGCGCGAGGTTTGCTCCGTGCCCAGCGGCCTGCAAATCGGCGAATCACTCGCCACGACACCCACTGACAATCCCGTGCGCCGCGCCTATGAGCACTACTTCGGCGGCACGACGAAGAATCGACATGTGGCCGATCTCGCGACGGTGTTGCATGCGGTGCGCGGCTTGTCGGATTGCTGGGACATCTCCGCACCGGGCCGCATGGATCTACGCGAGGACATGGCCTTCGACTGGCAGCCCGCCACCGATGGCAGGCAGCGTTATCTTTTGAAAAAGCGGAACAACGACCCGCATGTCGAGGCAACGCTGAACCAATTGCTAATCGCTCCAGCGAAGACGCTGCTCATGCCGCCGTATCCGCCGAGTCCCGTCATCGCAGGCATCGACTGGTCGCCGAAGGAGAGCATCATCCGCGCCGCAAAAGATGGCGACAACTGGCCGCTGACCTGGGCGGACGATGACGCGCTCTACACGACCTGGGGCGACGGCACAGGCTTCGTGCCGAAGGTGGAGAAGAAGCTCAGCATGGGCTTCGCGCGCATCACTGGCTCGCCCAATGATTTTACTGGCATGAATGTGCGTTCCGCCGCCGAGCAGCTCGGTCAAGGTCGCGCAGGTAAGAAGGGCTGGGGCATGCTCTGCGTGGATGGCGTGCTGAATCTTTGGCTCGGCCACGCGGACAACAACGGCGCGATGGCACAGCTCGCGTGGTCGCAGGATCATGCGAAGACCTGGACCTTCGCGGATTGGAAGTTCGCCGAGTTCGGCATGATGGGCTTTGTGAACTTCGGCAAAGACTACGCCGGGGCGCGTGATGCGTTTGTGTATGCCTACTCGCACGATGATCCACGCGCCGACACACCGGCGGATCGTTTCATCCTGATGCGCGCACCAAAAGACAAGCTCACACAGCGTGAAGCGTGGGAGTTCTTCGCGAAGCTCGACGCCAGTGGCCAGCCGGTCTGGACGAATGACATCACACAGCGGGGCCCGGTCTTCACTCATCCAGGCTCCTGCCTTCGCTCCGCGATGACCTACTGCGCTCCTTTGAAGCGCTACCTCTGGTGGCAGCACCTTCCGCAGTCTCCTGGCGTCACGAATGATCGCGGTGACACCCGCTTCACCGGCGGCTTCGCCATCTACGACGCCCCGGAGCCATGGGGACCATGGACAACCGCCTTCTTCACTCCGCAATGGGACACCGGCCCCGGCGAGCACGGCGACTTCCCCGCGAAATGGATGAGCGCCGACGGCAAAACGCTGCATCTCGTCTTTTCCGGCGATGACGCCTTCTCCGTGAGGAAGGCCATGGTGCGCCTGCGCTGA
- a CDS encoding FAD-dependent oxidoreductase, producing MKRISQPWLSFFALLPAFITQAASPLPTVDLSQDTQRHVIIAQGTAEVYQGHPTTLLMPDGKTMFCVWTHGHGGTAGPLKRSDDGGKTWSEELSVPENWWKVKNCPAIYRLTDPQGAARLIVYAGQGPDGTMQQSVSTDEGKTWSPMQSNGLKCVMPFCTIMPVEGGKKLIGLSNIRRPGETKDTKSNVVTQSESTDGGLTWSPWRVLVDLGDLKPCEPEVVRSPDGKQLLCLIRENIRSQPAHFITSDDEGKTWSEVKGLPPGLHGDRHKHVYLPDGRLVIAFRDMGKDSPTRAHFVAWVGRYEDIVSGTDGEYKIKLLHSHKGSDCGYPGLELLPDGTIVATTYIKYRPGVEQNSVVSTRFMLAETDKAEKTTNATAERKTAGIVLDDDAAEFTGTWKLADKLTPLVGAAYRHDDRAKKSDAVAKFTPEIPADGNYEVRLLYVHSSNRAQKAQITIRGADGEKVVTQNQREACLEDGIPRSLGVFAFAKGKSGSIEISNAGADGYVVVDGLQLVPEAEAIAERNTRADAGFPIKTSAAPVPVKIPPPMLLQSAAKPQDVDGKSYDLVVIGGTPGGIACAVRAAREGLSVLLVNHTQHLGGFSTSGAGGWEAPYDGLRSPIYGEMITSAAQYYAKTYGEKSPQHILSMPSKTSRAHIDRPKIEPRIAEMLFNQMVEKEKTLTVLLGYIVTKAERDGALIKNVTLKPMHGESTITVSGKVFADGMYEGDLMAAADVKTQIGRESRAQYGEKHAGVIYTQERHKEPGQRGFPKAADEGTLNIRYNSHATADIVEGPQSGEADGSVMAYNYRLVLTRDPANKIMVTKPANYDVAIAKAAGGGGFVPNLPNKKVAWNGGRLIGPQNEYPGADWPTREAISKRYLEGMLMRLWWVQNDPEAPEKDRKQFENYGLAADEFPDNHHAPYEIYVREARRLVGRYVFKEQDNVIADGIARTPIHTDSIAMTDWPVDSVACLPRKAPGGNTDGILFLGEESRPAQVPYRSLLSNEVENLLVPVAISASHVGWGAIRLEPCWMQLGESAGFAAGLAVKGQTTPGKLDPDLLIRKLATSRVMISFFNDLDVTSDDPRVPAAQYFGTKGFFASYDARLDAPITEAVKAAWEKGFSNLQKGTLEPMQLAKAVQEAEVNPTPQTKETRGAVMLAMWNKLSAQ from the coding sequence GTGAAACGCATCTCCCAACCCTGGCTGTCCTTCTTCGCGCTTTTGCCTGCATTCATCACGCAGGCTGCATCACCGTTGCCGACGGTCGATCTCTCTCAAGACACGCAGCGCCACGTCATCATCGCGCAAGGCACGGCGGAGGTCTATCAAGGCCATCCGACGACCTTGTTGATGCCGGATGGGAAGACGATGTTTTGTGTGTGGACGCACGGCCATGGCGGCACGGCGGGGCCGCTGAAGCGGAGTGATGACGGCGGCAAAACATGGAGCGAGGAGCTGTCGGTGCCGGAGAACTGGTGGAAGGTGAAAAACTGCCCGGCGATCTATCGCCTCACCGATCCGCAGGGCGCGGCGCGGCTCATCGTTTATGCCGGGCAAGGGCCGGATGGCACGATGCAGCAGTCCGTTTCCACCGATGAGGGCAAGACGTGGTCGCCGATGCAGAGCAACGGCCTGAAGTGCGTGATGCCCTTCTGCACGATCATGCCAGTGGAGGGCGGGAAGAAACTGATCGGGTTGTCCAACATTCGTCGTCCCGGCGAGACAAAGGACACGAAATCGAACGTCGTCACGCAGAGCGAATCGACTGATGGCGGGCTGACGTGGAGTCCGTGGCGCGTGCTCGTTGATCTCGGCGATTTGAAGCCCTGCGAGCCGGAGGTCGTGCGTTCGCCGGATGGCAAACAACTGCTCTGCCTCATCCGCGAAAATATCCGCAGCCAGCCTGCTCACTTCATCACGAGCGATGACGAGGGCAAGACGTGGTCGGAGGTGAAGGGGCTGCCGCCGGGCCTGCATGGCGACCGCCACAAGCACGTCTATCTGCCCGATGGCAGGCTCGTCATCGCCTTCCGCGACATGGGCAAGGATAGCCCTACGCGTGCGCATTTCGTCGCATGGGTTGGTCGTTACGAGGACATCGTCAGCGGCACGGATGGCGAATACAAAATCAAGCTGCTGCACAGCCACAAAGGCAGCGATTGCGGTTATCCGGGCCTCGAACTGTTGCCGGATGGCACCATTGTCGCGACGACTTACATCAAGTATCGCCCCGGTGTGGAGCAGAACTCGGTGGTGAGCACGCGCTTCATGCTCGCGGAGACGGACAAGGCGGAAAAGACGACGAACGCGACTGCGGAGCGTAAAACGGCGGGCATCGTGCTCGACGACGACGCGGCGGAGTTCACCGGCACGTGGAAGTTGGCTGACAAGCTCACGCCACTCGTCGGCGCAGCGTATCGTCATGATGATCGCGCGAAGAAGTCGGACGCGGTGGCGAAGTTCACGCCTGAGATTCCAGCGGATGGCAACTATGAGGTGCGGCTGCTTTATGTGCATTCATCGAATCGGGCGCAGAAGGCGCAGATCACCATTCGTGGTGCTGATGGCGAGAAAGTCGTGACGCAGAACCAGCGCGAAGCGTGTTTGGAGGACGGCATTCCGCGTTCGCTCGGCGTGTTTGCCTTTGCGAAAGGCAAATCGGGCAGCATCGAAATTTCAAACGCGGGCGCGGATGGCTATGTCGTCGTCGATGGCCTGCAACTCGTGCCGGAGGCCGAGGCCATTGCGGAGCGCAACACACGCGCCGACGCTGGTTTTCCCATCAAGACGAGCGCCGCGCCTGTGCCGGTAAAAATCCCGCCGCCGATGCTTTTGCAGAGCGCCGCGAAGCCTCAGGACGTGGATGGCAAATCGTATGACCTCGTCGTCATCGGCGGCACGCCAGGCGGCATCGCCTGTGCGGTGCGTGCGGCTCGTGAAGGCTTGAGCGTCCTGCTGGTGAACCACACGCAGCACCTCGGTGGTTTCTCCACCAGCGGAGCAGGCGGCTGGGAGGCACCCTATGATGGTCTGCGCTCGCCGATCTATGGTGAGATGATTACCAGCGCGGCGCAGTATTATGCGAAGACCTACGGCGAGAAATCGCCACAGCACATCCTCTCGATGCCGAGCAAGACCAGTCGTGCGCACATCGACCGCCCAAAGATCGAGCCGCGCATCGCGGAGATGCTTTTCAATCAGATGGTCGAGAAGGAGAAGACGCTGACTGTGCTGCTCGGCTACATCGTCACGAAGGCGGAGCGCGACGGAGCTTTGATCAAAAACGTCACCCTCAAGCCGATGCATGGCGAGAGCACGATCACGGTCAGTGGCAAGGTCTTCGCCGATGGCATGTATGAGGGCGATCTCATGGCCGCCGCAGACGTGAAGACGCAGATTGGCCGTGAATCGCGCGCGCAATACGGCGAGAAGCACGCAGGCGTCATTTACACCCAGGAACGCCACAAAGAACCCGGCCAGCGCGGCTTCCCCAAAGCTGCCGATGAAGGCACGCTGAACATCCGTTACAACAGCCACGCCACCGCCGATATCGTCGAAGGCCCGCAAAGCGGCGAGGCCGATGGCAGCGTGATGGCCTACAACTACCGCCTCGTGCTCACGCGTGATCCGGCGAACAAGATCATGGTCACGAAGCCCGCGAATTACGATGTCGCCATCGCCAAAGCCGCTGGTGGCGGCGGTTTCGTGCCGAACCTGCCGAACAAGAAGGTTGCCTGGAACGGTGGACGCCTCATCGGCCCGCAGAACGAGTATCCCGGCGCCGACTGGCCCACACGCGAGGCCATTTCAAAGCGCTACCTCGAAGGCATGCTCATGCGCCTGTGGTGGGTGCAAAACGATCCCGAAGCACCGGAAAAAGATCGCAAGCAGTTCGAGAACTACGGCCTCGCCGCCGATGAGTTCCCCGACAATCACCACGCGCCTTACGAGATATACGTTCGCGAAGCACGGCGTCTCGTCGGGCGTTATGTTTTTAAAGAGCAGGACAACGTGATCGCCGACGGCATCGCCCGCACACCGATTCACACCGACAGTATCGCCATGACCGACTGGCCGGTCGATTCCGTCGCCTGCCTGCCGCGCAAGGCTCCCGGCGGCAACACGGACGGCATCCTCTTTCTCGGCGAGGAATCCCGCCCCGCGCAGGTGCCGTATCGCTCGTTGTTGTCGAATGAGGTCGAGAACTTGCTCGTGCCTGTGGCGATCTCGGCATCGCATGTCGGCTGGGGTGCGATTCGTTTGGAACCATGCTGGATGCAGCTCGGCGAAAGTGCCGGCTTCGCTGCCGGACTCGCCGTGAAAGGCCAAACAACCCCGGGAAAGCTCGATCCCGATCTCCTCATCCGCAAACTCGCCACCAGTCGCGTGATGATCAGCTTCTTCAACGACCTTGATGTGACCTCTGACGATCCCCGCGTGCCTGCCGCGCAGTATTTTGGCACGAAAGGCTTTTTTGCCAGCTACGATGCGAGACTTGATGCTCCGATCACGGAAGCCGTGAAGGCAGCGTGGGAGAAAGGCTTCTCTAACCTCCAAAAAGGCACGCTGGAGCCGATGCAGCTCGCGAAGGCTGTTCAAGAAGCTGAAGTGAATCCAACTCCACAGACGAAAGAAACTCGCGGCGCAGTGATGCTTGCGATGTGGAATAAACTGAGCGCCCAGTAA
- a CDS encoding sulfatase → MKLAILFLLSSFGILQSSFSAQPNVVLILADDLGWSDLACYGSDFYETPHLDRLAREGMKFTQNYAACTVCSPTRSALMTGKYPARTHITDWIPGRMPENPKLLVPEWTKFLPLDEITLAEVFKSAGYATASIGKWHLGEGEHVPEKQGFDVNIAGTNSGSPPSYIAPWKIPTLTEGKDGDYLTDRLGEEAAAFVVRSKNKPFFLYLPHFAVHTPVQGRADLVKKYEAKLKPGLMHTNTGYAAMMESLDSAVGRVLAALEENKLTENTLVIFTSDNGGRVPTTANKSLRVGKGSAYEGGLRVPLIVRWPGVTKPGSISDTPTITMDVFPTLLEMTGVPPVASSSTTGASGRDGLNLVPLLRGSGTIIRSELFWHYPHHQHYQLGGSMPFGAIRSGDFKLIEFYNDMHVELYDLKADLGEQHDLAAAQPEKAKQLRERLHAWRNEIGAQMPLPNPNYDPAKPEHVPTPVSPKKKRKAK, encoded by the coding sequence ATGAAGCTCGCGATCCTTTTTCTGCTATCGTCATTCGGCATTCTTCAGTCGTCATTCTCAGCGCAGCCGAATGTTGTGCTCATTCTCGCTGATGATCTCGGCTGGAGTGATCTCGCCTGCTACGGCAGTGATTTTTATGAGACGCCGCATCTTGACCGGCTCGCGCGTGAGGGCATGAAGTTCACGCAGAACTACGCGGCCTGCACGGTCTGCTCGCCCACGCGCTCCGCATTGATGACGGGTAAATATCCCGCCCGCACGCACATCACCGACTGGATTCCTGGCCGCATGCCGGAGAATCCGAAGCTGCTCGTTCCCGAGTGGACGAAGTTTCTGCCGCTGGATGAAATCACGCTGGCGGAGGTCTTCAAATCGGCTGGTTATGCCACGGCGAGCATCGGCAAGTGGCACCTCGGTGAAGGAGAGCATGTGCCAGAGAAGCAGGGCTTTGACGTGAACATTGCGGGCACGAATTCCGGTTCACCGCCGAGTTACATCGCTCCGTGGAAGATTCCCACGCTCACGGAGGGCAAGGACGGCGATTACCTCACCGATCGACTTGGCGAGGAGGCAGCGGCTTTCGTCGTGCGGAGCAAGAACAAGCCCTTCTTCCTCTACCTGCCGCATTTCGCGGTGCATACGCCGGTTCAAGGTCGTGCCGATCTGGTGAAGAAATACGAGGCGAAGCTCAAGCCCGGCCTCATGCACACAAACACGGGCTACGCGGCCATGATGGAGAGCCTGGACAGCGCCGTGGGCCGCGTGCTCGCCGCGCTGGAGGAAAACAAGCTCACGGAGAACACCCTCGTCATCTTCACCTCTGACAACGGCGGCCGCGTGCCCACCACGGCGAACAAATCACTGCGTGTCGGCAAAGGCTCGGCCTACGAGGGCGGTCTGCGCGTGCCGTTGATCGTGCGCTGGCCTGGAGTGACGAAACCCGGCAGCATCTCCGACACGCCGACGATCACGATGGATGTCTTTCCCACGCTGCTCGAAATGACCGGCGTTCCGCCCGTGGCCTCAAGCTCCACCACCGGCGCATCAGGCCGCGATGGTCTCAACCTCGTGCCACTGCTGCGCGGAAGCGGCACCATCATCCGCAGCGAGCTGTTCTGGCATTACCCGCATCATCAGCACTACCAGCTCGGCGGCTCCATGCCCTTCGGCGCAATCCGCAGCGGCGATTTCAAGCTCATCGAGTTCTACAACGACATGCACGTAGAGCTTTATGATCTCAAAGCCGACCTCGGCGAGCAGCACGACCTCGCCGCCGCACAGCCGGAGAAAGCGAAACAACTCCGTGAACGCCTCCATGCATGGCGCAATGAAATCGGAGCGCAGATGCCGCTGCCGAATCCGAACTACGATCCCGCGAAGCCCGAGCATGTCCCGACACCGGTCTCACCGAAAAAGAAAAGGAAGGCGAAGTGA
- a CDS encoding FAD-dependent oxidoreductase, producing the protein MKSLLLALAFVSSTCAAEVIESDICVYGGTSGGAAAAVQGARMGRSVVLAEPGKHLGGMTSGGLSAVDIGDPRSVGGIAREYFTKLAATVGVTLAWDKAFKGDGGGGPATGGAYAIEPHKAEQVFTDMAKEAGVKVHFGARLDSVKKEGARITELVMENGDVFRAKVFIDTSYEGDLMAKAGVSYTLMREGNAKYGETLNGIHYTEKYIPRTNHLKPGPHGRVPGGQGVWDRDFPLDPYVVKGDPKSGLLPLINEGDLGKQGDPAPGVQAYCFRLCLTTNPANMIPITPPSDYDPKRYEIVARFIEACLAIGDDMDLRWFSKHDPLPNDKWDFNTATFGGNLPGASHAWPEASYTDRVKIAKEHEDYHRGLLHFLATDSRVPEKVRKDMQRFGLPKDEFTDNGGWPHQIYVREARRMISDLVMTEHHTFGRQPVTKSVGLGSYGTDVHEIRRIVKDGVLAREGKVAGGRDGAPPYAVGYDAIVPKRSECENLFVTFALSSSHVAFASIRMEPVFMCTSQSAATAACFAMDDQVAAQEVDYAKLKARLEKDGQVLTWSGK; encoded by the coding sequence ATGAAATCTCTCCTGCTTGCCTTGGCCTTCGTTTCCTCCACATGCGCGGCTGAAGTCATCGAATCGGACATTTGTGTCTATGGCGGCACCAGCGGCGGCGCGGCGGCGGCGGTGCAGGGCGCACGGATGGGCAGGTCGGTTGTCCTTGCCGAGCCAGGCAAGCATCTCGGCGGTATGACCAGTGGCGGGCTCAGCGCTGTGGACATTGGCGATCCGCGTTCGGTGGGCGGCATTGCGCGGGAGTATTTCACGAAGCTGGCGGCGACGGTGGGTGTCACGCTGGCCTGGGACAAGGCTTTTAAAGGTGATGGCGGAGGTGGTCCGGCCACGGGCGGCGCGTATGCCATCGAGCCGCACAAGGCGGAGCAGGTCTTCACCGACATGGCGAAGGAGGCGGGCGTGAAGGTGCATTTCGGAGCGCGACTGGACTCAGTGAAGAAGGAAGGCGCGCGCATCACCGAGCTCGTCATGGAGAATGGTGATGTGTTTCGCGCGAAGGTCTTCATCGACACGAGTTACGAGGGCGATCTGATGGCGAAGGCCGGTGTGAGCTACACGCTCATGCGCGAAGGCAATGCGAAGTATGGCGAGACGCTCAATGGCATTCATTACACGGAGAAATACATCCCGCGCACGAACCATCTCAAACCTGGGCCGCATGGTCGTGTGCCGGGTGGTCAGGGCGTGTGGGATCGCGATTTCCCGCTCGATCCCTATGTGGTGAAGGGCGATCCGAAGAGCGGACTGCTACCGCTCATCAACGAAGGCGATCTCGGCAAACAGGGTGATCCTGCGCCGGGCGTGCAGGCCTATTGCTTCCGCCTTTGCCTGACGACGAACCCTGCAAACATGATCCCGATCACGCCACCGTCGGATTACGATCCGAAGCGCTATGAGATCGTCGCACGGTTCATCGAAGCCTGCCTCGCCATCGGCGATGACATGGACCTGCGCTGGTTCTCGAAGCACGATCCGCTGCCGAACGACAAGTGGGATTTTAATACGGCCACCTTTGGCGGCAATCTGCCCGGCGCGAGTCACGCATGGCCGGAGGCGAGCTATACCGACCGAGTAAAGATCGCCAAAGAGCACGAGGACTACCACCGTGGCCTGCTGCACTTCCTCGCGACTGATTCGCGTGTGCCGGAGAAGGTGCGCAAGGACATGCAGCGCTTCGGTTTGCCAAAAGACGAGTTCACCGACAACGGCGGCTGGCCGCATCAAATCTATGTGCGTGAGGCCCGGCGCATGATCAGCGATCTCGTGATGACCGAGCATCACACCTTTGGTCGGCAGCCCGTGACAAAATCCGTCGGACTCGGCAGCTACGGCACCGACGTGCATGAAATCCGCCGCATCGTGAAGGACGGCGTGCTCGCTCGTGAAGGCAAGGTCGCCGGAGGGCGCGATGGTGCGCCGCCGTATGCCGTGGGCTACGACGCCATCGTGCCAAAGCGGAGCGAGTGTGAAAATTTGTTCGTCACCTTCGCCCTGAGCAGCAGCCACGTCGCGTTTGCCAGCATCCGCATGGAGCCGGTCTTCATGTGTACCAGCCAAAGCGCGGCCACAGCGGCCTGTTTCGCCATGGATGATCAAGTCGCCGCTCAAGAGGTGGACTACGCCAAGCTGAAGGCACGCCTGGAAAAGGATGGACAAGTGCTGACGTGGTCTGGCAAATAG